CTGTATGTTTTACGCTGGTGCCTTTATCGGTCCCGCAAGCCACAACCATGGCCGCCAGGGTTATCAGTAAGATGCAGGTAGATAACCTGTTTGAAATGCGTGTCATCACTGACGGCTAAGATAAGGGAAAATGTGGGTAGTAGTGGTTGGAGATTAGTTAATCAGTGATCGGGATAAATAGGGCGACTAAATAAAGAAGCGGTGGAATAGTGCGATTCCCCTCTTGAGAGGGGCGGAAGGGGGGGGCTTTATACGTGCGAATAACACACCCCTGCAGTCACACCATCAACGCGCAACCTTTCAAGAGAGTAATAGCCCATAAAGAGGCAGCGAGCATCTAAAGACGCGAAGGCCAGTGCGATTCCCTCCCTTGGGAGGGTGTAGGGAGGGGTTTGTGCGATTGCATGCGGTATAAACCCCTCCCCGCCACTTCACAATGCCACCACGCCCCTCCCCAAGGAGGGATTTATTATACTCCTGCCAATTGATGGACTATTCCCCTCTCAAGAAGAGGATTTAGCATCTTTCCATCACCTATGGCGTCTTTGCGAGCGACTGCGAAAGAATTATTTTATCAACAGAAACACCAGGAAGCCCAGATAGTGACTCAGCCCCAGTTGCAAACGCTTAAGTGCTTTAGTTAAATGGTTTTCAACCGTTTTTTCTGAGATGCCCAGATACAACGCAATCTCCTTGTTGGTTTTGTGCTGTTTGCGACTTAGCTCGTAAACCGAGCGGCATTTATCAGGCAGCTGACTGATCTCCTGTTCAATGGTGTCAGTCAGGTCTTTCAGCAGGATGGTTTCTTCGGTAGAGTTATCGGTTTCGTGACCATGTACAGCGATAAAAGCTTCGCGATACTTCTCGCGCACCAGCTCTTTGCGATAATGATCAATCACCAGATGGATAACAGACGAGTAAAGGTATGACGATACCCCGTTAATGAGCGGTAATGAATGGCGCTTAACCCACAGGTTGGTAAATAACTCCTGCACAATCTCTTCACACAGCTCTTTATTGCGCAGGCGTTTCCAGGCCGCGTTATAAAGCTTTTTCCAGTGCCTTTTATAGAGTTCTTTAAAGGCGCCAAGCTTGTCATCGCGCAGCAAGTCAACAAGAATATTTTCAGACAATGTGGTATAATCCGTCATGCCAGAAATAACAGTAAAATTAGATGTTTAATTGGTTTGCTTAATAAACAGTAATATTCATTAAAATAATGCTAACCCGCAATACGCATTATCATTATTACAAGCAATAGTTGTTTAAACTCGTTTTGTTGCAATTTTTAGGCTGGTAAGCTTTTGTAAATTTCCATTATTTCATCCGAATTGATGTTTTATAATAGAATTTGAAATGGCCTTAGTGTAGAAAATACGCTATTGAATCCATTAATATGCATGCATAGTAATAAAGAAGGCGCCCATAGTAGCGCCTTCTTTGAAAAATGTTGTTCTAATTTAGTTTTTCTGCAATACAGAAAATATGTTGCCAGATGGGTCTTTAAACCAGGCAATCAACGGCCCGCCTGCGCGGAAGATGCCTCTCTCATCAGTGCTGGCGCTGCCCAGATCATAGTGCTCAAATTTTACACCTTTGGCGGTTAGTTCATCAACCGCGGTATCAATATTGTCAACCGGTAGATTAAGCACCGTGAAAACCGCGGGTACGTGGTCTGGCTTGGGGTAAACCAATACCGTGTTGTTGCCAAATTTAAGCGATAGCGTACCCTCGGGGCCGCTATCTATGCTGATGCCCAGTTTATCGGTGTAGAACTGTTTGGCTGCCTCAATGTCTTTAACGGCAAATCCGGCAAATGCCTGCTCATAAAGTATCATAAGCTTTCGTTTTAAAGTTGTTATAGAATTAAGACTCGGTTGAAGGGTTTTGTTTGCGCATACTCCATTTGTCATTCCAAACGAACAAGTGGTTGGTTGTGCGGTAGCGTGAGGAGGAATCTTATATAAGCGATAAGCCAAAGAGGTTTCTTTGCACTCGTATAAGATTTCTCCTTCGTCGAAATGACATCATGGTAAAGAGTTGCTATGTGAGCCTACCTCACCACCTCATAAAACAACCCTACCACGCCCGATTTTTCAAACGCTTTAGATTTGATCAGTTTCAGCTGCACGCGGTCGGTCACTTCTTTAAATAGTGGTTTGCCGTTGCCTAATATTACCGGCTCCAGTTTAATATGATACTCGTCTACCAAACCACGTTTGGTTAGTTCCTGCACCATCTCGGCCCCGCCGAAGATCACCATATCTTTACCCGGTTGTGCTTTCAATTTGGTAATCTCGTCGGCAACATCGCCGGAGGCAATTACAGAGTTGGTCCACTCTGCCTTATCCAGCGTTTTGCTGAACACCACTTTGCGGGTATCGTTCATCCAATGTGCAAAGGCTACCAGTTCTGGCGGAATGTTAGGCATAGCAGGCACGCCCGGCCAAAACTGAGCAAAGCCTTCATATAGCTTGCGGCCGGTTAAAATGGTATCTACATTTTCTACCATACCATCCGCCATAAAGGCGCCCATCTCATCGTCGGTACGGGTCATCCAGTCTTGCTCATTTTCCGCGCCGGCTACGCAGCCGTCAAAAGACAGGTGTATAAATAAAATTACTTTTCTCATAGCAGTTGTTTATTATGTTATAGCGAGGAGCACCCTGGGATCAAACGTTGGGGTGACGAAGCAATCTCGTCGCAAGAATAGTGCACGCGAGGAATCCCCACACAGCCTTGCTCACAATGACAATGTTCTATTTTTCTAATACACGTTTCAGGTTGTTCAAACTCTCGGCCATATCGGCTCCCAATTTTTTCGGCAGGCTCATCATAATGTGGAACATACGCATCATCAAGTTGCGTTTTCCCTGTATGGTCCAGTTGATATTGGTTTGGCCCTGACCAGCATCCCTGGTGGTAAAAGTGGCTTCAAGTCCGCCTTCGAAGGGTTTAATAAAACGCACATTGGTAATCATCTGTTGGCCTTCTTTTATGCTTTTTATTTCTTGTTCGCCCTGTCCTACTTGTTTGTTATCGCTATCCCAGGTGTACAAAAAGCCCGGCTGACCGTCAGTGCCGGTAAATGTGCGTTGCGCGTTCAGATCGGTCATTACCCATTTGCTGTAATAGTCCTGGTTTTTGAGGATGCGCACGTAGTCAAAAACTTCCTGTCGCGGGCGGTTGATTACTACCTCCCTGCTGATGGTATAATCTTCGCTGCTGGCAGCTGCGGCAATAAGGAGAATAATTATTATGGTGCCAATAAGGCCCAGAATGAAGTAAACAATGATAAGTACTAGTTCCATGATGATGATTGTTTGGAGTGATATAGTGATTATGGTTTGATGTTAAATTATAGATTATTTTTTGTTTCTGGTGATTGAACAATATAAAAGTACCCTGAAAGTCAGGCTGCCGTGAGGGGCCATTGCGCAAACATGGCGGGTTGTTTGCGACAGATTTTCTTTTTAGTTTTACTTTTACCATGAAACATGTTTCAATACTGATACCCGTGGGCCATACCAGCCTGAGTAACATTGATGGCAGCCATCATATTCTTACAGAGGTTAATAACTTTATGCAGATGATGGGCCAGCAGCCACTGTTTAACGTGCAGATGGTGGGCCTGGAGGCGCCTACCCCACAGCGTAACGGCCTGTTTACCATTAAACCCGATGTGCTGTATAAAGACATTGAGAAAACCGATATGGTGATCATTCCCGCTGTGCACGGCGATATTGAGCAGACGTTAAAGGCCAATGCCGCATTACTACCCTGGATAGTGGATCAATATAACAAAGGTGCCGAATTGGTGAGTTTTTGCATCGGTGCATTTGTGCTGGCAGCCACCGGTTTGTTAAAAGGAAAGCAGTGTGCCACGCACTGGGTGGCAGCAAATGATTTCAGGAGGATGTACCCGGATGTAAACCTGGTTGACTATAAAATTATGACCGAGGAAGATGGCATTTACACCAGCGGGGGTGCTTACTCTTACCTTAACCTGATGGTTTACCTGGTGGAAAAACATGCGGGTAGAGAAATGGCCATCATGATCTCAAAAGCGTTTATGATTGATATCGATCGCGATAGCCAGTCGCCATTCATCATCTTCCAGGGGCAAAAAGCTCACGAGGATGCCCCTGTTAAAAAAGCGCAGGAATACATTGAACAGAATTTTCAGGACCGCATTACAGTAGATCAGCTGGCAGATATGCTGGCCCTCGGTCGTCGCAGTTTGGAGCGTCGTTTTAAACAGGCCACCAGCAACACCGTAACCGAATACATACAACGCGTAAAAATGGAAGCCGCCAAGAAAAGCCTGGAGGTGAGCCGCAAAAACATTAACGAGGTGATGTATGATGTGGGTTATACCGATGTGAAAACCTTCCGCACGGTGTTTAAAAAGGTAACGGGCCTGTCGCCGGTGGAGTATAAGCATAAGTATAATAAGGCGGCGTAAGGGAACCAGGATTTAACGAATTTTTAGGATTTACAGGATAAAGCCAATACGTCTTTGCGAGGCACGAAGCAATCTCTGCAAATGCTATGTGGGTTTGCATATTCGACTATCCTGTACAGAGGTTGCTTCGTGCCTCGCAAAGACGTGTTAGATAAATAGAACAGGCATCCTGTAAATCCTAAAAATTCGTTAAATCCAGGTTCAATTTAACACCTCGCATTCAAACCCCTCATTCTGCAAAGTCGCTGCAATCTGTTCCGAAGATAACAGCCGTCCCTCTACCCTTAACACCCTGTCGCAATCTTCCAGATCGAAGTTGATGCGCGCTTCAGGGTAATGGCGCAGCAGTTTTTTGATGAGCCGCTGGCCGGTCCGTGGTTCGCATACGTTGGTTTTAAATATTTCGACCGTGGTCATCGGGCTTAAGCAAAATGTGTGGCGATGTTTTGGAGCTGGTGGGTATGGCGGCGGGTGTGCACGTCTGCAAACGTCAGTAGTTCGAAGCGCGAGAGATGCCCCATGGTAGGAAACTCGCCTGCGGTGCAGATTTCGGTCAGGTCCTCGTTTGCAGCTACTGTTACCAATTTATCAAACCCCGCACGCAACTGCGTAATGATTTCCTGCTGATCTTTGGGCTGGTCATCTGGCTGCACAAAATCGGGCCCCTGCATTTTTATCTCAAAGTTGAGGAAGATAGAGGCCAGCTGGGCGGCGTTTTGCTGCCAGTCGCGATCCGCTGCTTGTGTTGGGCCGGTAACCAGCTGTCCTGTGCCGGTAACGGATAACAAAATGTGTTGTGCTACCTGCGCCGGTGTCCAGCTGCCCTCAAATGGAACAGTATTAAATTCCTCCGGACTGAAAATGTCTAAAGCCGCCAAAAAACCATCCCTGGTTTGTTTAAGCTGTTCTGCTAATTGCTTCTCCATAAAACAAAGTTAGGCAGCACAAGCACGATGAGTGATAGCCTCCTGTGTCAAACACGGGGGGCGATTGCGACAAATGCCGCTTAATACAAATACCCAGAAGACGGCTTAGAAAGTTTACTATTGACGCGTATAGGTATAAATACTAACGTATTTATAAGTATTAGAAGTATTCAAGCCCCAGCCAGAATCAGGAGGGCGGTTCGAGGTAACTGTATATTCCAACTGCTTGTCGTCCAAACGAGATACCTGGCATGTGGTTGGGTTTGTGCCATCTGTATTAGACTGCATGAGCACGTTATTATTAAAGGTATACTTAAGGTAAGCACTTGTATCAACAACGGTTTTGCCACTTTTTGTATAAGGGTGTCCTGTTACATAAGCCCTGCCATCAGCTTTGTAGATTTCAGACCAGGCTATTAATGCATTATAAGATATTGTATAGTCTCGTATAGAGTCCTTGAGGAGGTCATTGTTAGCTAGTGAATATACTTTGATGTTCTCTTTAACCACAAGCCATTTGCCTACAAGCGAGGTGTTTGTGTTGTTTGTTTGATCTGATGGGTCGTTTTTCTTGTTACAGGCAAACATCAATGCAATTGCTGCAACGGCCAGGGTAGCTTTGATAAGGTTTTTCATGGCACAAATATAAGCTCAGTTGCGCGGTTTAGAAGTGTGTTTATAAAATCAAAATTCCTTCCATGAAAAGAGAAGGTAACTCAGTCCCCCACACCGGCCACTTCTTCCAGTACGGCGACGGCCTGGTTAATATCCTCTACATGCTCAACGCTCAGGCGCAGGCTGTTCTTGATCTCTTTCAGATTAGCGCGACGGTGGTTGAACTGCAGAAAATCAAGCACGTTTTTAAACGCCTGACTTTCAAAGTAAGGCGACTTAGGGTTGGCGATGAAGTAGCCGCGCAGTACGTTTTTCTTGAGCGATATTTTTTCAAAGCCGATGGTTTTGCCCAGCCATTGCAGGCGCATGGTACTCAGCATATCTCTTACCGGGGCAGGTACGGGGCCAAAGCGGTCATGCAGCTGTTGCTGGAAAGCTTTCAGCTCTGCCTCGTTCTCCAGTTTAGAGAGCTCGGTGTAGAGGTTGTAACGCTCGGCTATACTGGTTACATATTCATCGGGGATGAGGATCTCCTGGTCGGTATCAATCTGGGTAAAGCTGACGAACGGGCGGGGTTTCTCGTCGGTAAACAAACCTTTAAACTCATCGTCTTTTAGTTCCTGAATGGCTTCGTCGAGGATCTTGTGATACATTTCAAAGCCAATCTCGGCAATAAAACCACTTTGTTCGGCGCCCAGCAGGTTACCGCTGCCGCGGATGTCCAGATCGCGCATGGCTACATTAAAACCGCTGCCCAGATCGCTAAACTCTTCAATGGCGCTCAGTCGCTTACGGGCCTCGGGAGTTAAAGTACTCATCGGCGGGCTCAGCAAGTAACAGAATGCCTTTTTATTGCTTCGGCCCACCCGGCCACGCATCTGGTGCAAATCGCTCAGGCCAAACATGTGCGCGTAGTTGATGATGATGGTATTGGCGTTCGGGATATCCAGTCCTGCCTCAATAATGGTAGTGGCCACCAGTACATCATAATCGGCGCTCACAAATTTTAGCATCACGTCTTCCAGGTCATCGCCCTCCAACTGCCCGTGAGCTATGCCTATTCGGGCCTTCGGGACCAGCTTTTTGATCAAGCCACCCAGTTGCGGTAAGTCGGCTACGCGGTTGTGGATGAAGAATAATTGTCCGTTACGACCCAGTTCAAACTCTACGGCTTCTTTAATCAGCTTCTCGTTAAAAACGTGCAGCTCGGTTACTACCGGCTGACGGTTTGGCGGAGGGGTAGAGATGATGGAAAGATCGCGCGCTCCCATCAGCGAGAAGTGCAGCGTACGCGGGATAGGCGTTGCCGTCAGCGTCAGCGTATCTACATTGGCGCGCATCTGTTTCAGTTTTTCCTTTACGGTTACGCCAAATTTTTGCTCTTCGTCAATAATCATCAGGCCAAGGTCTTTAAACTTCACATCCTTGCTCACCAAACGGTGGGTACCAATAATGATATCAACCTTACCCTGCTGCAATTTTTCCAGCGATTCTTTGATCTGCTTGGTCGATTTGAAACGGTTGATGTAATCAATATTAACCGGGAAGCCCTTCAGTCGGTCTGAAAATGTTTTGTAGTGCTGTGCCGCCAAAATGGTGGTTGGTACCAATACAGCCACCTGCTTGCTATCGGCCACGGCCTTAAACGCTGCGCGGATGGCTACTTCGGTTTTGCCGAAACCCACGTCGCCACAGATGAGGCGGTCCATCGGGTGCGGCGATTCCATATCGCGTTTAAAATCATTGGTGGCCTTTTCCTGGTCGGGCGTGTCCTCGTAAATAAAAGAGGCTTCCAGCTCATTTTGCAGGTAGCTATCGGGCGAGAAGGCATTGCCGCTTTGAGATTTGCGTACCGCATAAAGCTTAATCAGATCTCGGGCAATGTCTTTAACTTTTTTTTTTGTGGTTTTTTTGAGTCGCTCCCAGGTATCGGTACCCAGCTTGTTCATTTTGGGCACGGTACCCTCTTTACCGCTGTATTTAGAAATACGGTTAAGCGAGTTGATGTTGACGTACAGCAGGTCGTTATCGGCATAAATGAGCCTGATCATTTCCTGCATTTTGCCGTTGGTCTCCACCTTTTCCAGTCCGGCGTATTTGCCAATACCGTGGTCAATGTGGGTTACGTAGTCGCCCGGTTTTAGTTCACGCAGCTCTTTGAGGGTGATGGCCTGGCTGCGCTGATAACCTTTCTTGGGCTTGTATTTATAGTAACGGTCAAAAATCTGGTGATCGGTATAACAGGCAATCTTCTGCTCCTGATCTACAAAACCCTCGCGGATGGACAGGTTAAGCGGAATGAACTTTACCGTTTTATCCAGGTCATCCAAAATGGCATACAAACGCTCTACCTGTTTAGGCGAGTCGGTTAGTATGTAATTGGTGATGCCTTCGGCCGTGTTGTTTTTAAAATTGTGGATGAGCAGCTGGAAGTCTTTGTTGAACGATGGCTGCGGACGTATGTCAAACCTGATCTCGTTACGGCCATTGTAAAAGAACTGCTTGCCAAATTCTATCACCGGGTAGTCGGCCAGTTGGTCGGCTATCAGTTTCTCGTCGGTAAAGTTAAATTTCGGATCGATCCATTCCGGGTTATGTTGCTTTTCATCAGCGCTGAGCGCTTTCCATAACTGGTTGGCTTTTTTGTAGCCCTCTTGGATGATGTCGAAGGTAAACTGCACATCCTTAATCCACAATTGGGTACTTGGATCGATGAATTCCAGCAGAGAAATATTGTTGGTGGTGAGGAACTTTGATTGTACGTTGGGCACAATGGTAATGCTCTTCATCTGTTCAACAGAAAGCTGGCTCTCTATTTCAAACGTGCGGATAGACTCAATCACATCGCCAAAAAACTCAATGCGGTAAGGCAGGTCATGCGAGAACGAGAAGATATCCACAATGCCGCCACGTACCGAAAACTGCCCTGGCTCGTACACAAAGTCAACCCGGTCAAAATCATACTCTACCAGAAACTCGGTAATGAAATCAATACTGAGTTTGGTGTTAACGGCAATTTCGAGCGTGTTTTTCTCCAGTGCTACGCGATCAATCACTTTCTCGGCCAGCGCTTCGGGATAGGTAACGATGAGTTTGCCGTATTCAGACGAGTGGTTCAACTCGTTCAGCACCTCGGCCCGGGCCAGCACATTGCTGCTATCGGCCTGGGTAAACTCAAATGGTTTGCGGTATGATGATGGGAAAAGGCAAACTTCTTTGCCGGTCAGGTTTTCCAGATCGGCCTGGAAATAGCCGGCCTCATCGCGGTCTGGCAGTACAAAAACCATGGGCTTGTGCTGCAAAAAATACAAAGCTACCGCCACGGTCGCATCGGCAGATACAACCAAACCACGCAGCTGCACGCGGGCATTTTTTGAAGCATTGAGGGCTGTTGCCAGCTGCTTCACCCGTTCGTCTGCCTTATATTCGTCTAAAACTTCGCGGATATTCAAAGCGCTGCAAATATAGTTTTTGTTGGTTAATTAGACATAAATGTAGAGCCACATATTTGTGGCTTACCGGCGATAGACATACGGGAGCCACAATTATGTGGCTCTACGGGGGAACAAAAACGGCGACTCTAGTAAGATCAATACGCTTGTACTTTCCAATGCCTATATTTACATTTAAATACTTCGCCCCCGTATTAGACCTGTCATCAAAGCAGCATGAAAACGGCTAAGACATATGTTTTTAAACCACGTCGATGGGGTTTTGAACTCATCTTTTTTTTGGTGTTTCTGACACCACCGGTTGCCTTAATTATTAGCGCATGGCGGTATCCGTTGGTTGTTTTACTGGGTTGTTCGGCCCCCGCTTACCTGCTATATCTCCAGCAATATGTTATTCGAGTAATTTGTCAATACAACAGAGCCGATAGTAACAAAACGATTATTATCAACGAAGATAGAAATGAAATGACTTTCCTTCAGAACGACGAAAGTTTTGTTATTCATCGCGATGACGTAGAAAAGGTGCTGCTATTCGATCAGTCTAATTTGGGAAAGTTCGGAACTTATAGATATATGGTCATATGCACGTTCGACAAGCAATTGCTCATAACTAATTTTACTGTTCCGCGACAAGGGTTCGATAATATTTTGTCAAGATTTCTGAGCAATAAGCCGCGTCAGACTTTTATAAAGAGATTTAACTTTATTAGCCCCGAATACCTGAGCATTTACAAACAAAAACGGCGGCCAGAGGCCGCCGGATAATCGTCACTCGCGTTATCGATGCAGGTATTGGGAAGATAAAAAGAAGCGGTGGAATAGTGCGATTCCCCTCTTGAGAGGGGTGGAGGGGTGTGTCCTTATATACGTGCGAATGACACACCCCTGCAGCCGCACCGTCAACACGCCCCCTCTCAAGAGGGGATTTTTAACATTTTCCCAACACCTGTGGTGTCATCGCGAGCGACTGCAATGTTTGTTTTAGTTAGCAGAGAACACGAATCTCTGATTAACTGATCTTTAATTTCTGTCAAAGACGATTAAAAAGTGTACTTTACACCCAGTCCTGGCGAAATATCAAAATACGGACCATGTGCGAGTTCTAAACGCGGCATCAGGTCAAGGTTAATGGCAATAGGCGCCGTTGGAATTTTGTATTCCATGCCGATGATACCGTCTGCGCCCAGCAAGATGGTGTTGTTTTGATAGTTGATATCGTCGGTACCAAAACGACGGTAGGTGCCAGCACCCACGCCGCCAATGTGCGCGCCAAAGCCGTAAAAGAATTTCAACTTGTCTACATCAAAAACAGGTACATGCTTTTCCCACAGGCCGCTAAATACCACGCCGTGCGAGCGGAAGCCAACGATGCCTTCCAGTGCGGTATCATCCTCATAAAAATATTTGATGGATGGGCCAACCTCATAGCTGAAATGCAGGCCAACGGCCGTTTTATAATCTTGGGCTGATGCGTGCTTTACGCAGAAAAGTAATGTCAGGGCAAAAATGATTAGGGAAGTTTTTTTCATAGTGGTAGTATTTGCAATAAAACGCCTCTATTGACAATTTATTGACCATATAGTTTAAAAAAATGAAAAATAGTAAATCAAATAGCGGCGTTATCAGTTGATAACCATGTTGTAAAAGCAAGCCAAACCGATAGATATATCGCTTTTTACCGCATATTTCGGCCCGCTCAAAACGGGGCAAAATTTTTAACTTTGCACTTTAGTTCTACATTTGTGATAACATGCGCAACCAAATAAAGCACCAGGAAACAATTGACTACTTTTTAAAGGTGGTTTGGCAAACTGTGGCTAATCGCTACAATCAGATGGTGGCCGAGTTTGGTATTACACAGTCTATCGGGTATCTGCTTATTAACATCAATGAGCAGGAAGGCACCACGGTTTCTGAAGTAGCTGCTTTGCTGGGGCTGAAATCAACCAGCTTGTCGCGCATGCTGAGTCAACTGGAAAAGATGGACCTGATTTACCGTCAAAGCAATGAGGGCGACAAACGCTCGGTAAAGATCTTCCTGACCGAACTGGGTAAAGAAAAACGCCACCTGGCCCGCGGCTTGGTAAAACAGTTTAACAACTACCTTAATGCCCATATTTCAGAGAAAGAGAAAGACCAGTTGATCAACACGCTGAAAAAGATCAATCAACTCACATTAAACTACAAGCCCGAATAATACCCCGGGCCTTCCCGCCGTTGTAGTAGTCTAAAAGTTTAATTTGTTAAAAAGTGTTAAGCTGCTGTAATTGCCGTTTAAAACAATAAATTTGCCGATTGAAAAGTAAATGAGCCGGTTACTGATTATTTGTTGTTTGAGCCTGTTTGCGCTGTCGGCCTGTAAAAAGGCTAATGGGGATATTGCGCAGATCAAAGAGCAGGCCGCAAAAGACGACCAGTTGCTGCGTGATTATATAGCCCAGAATGGACTAACTGGTCAGGCCAAACAGGTAAAGCCGCTGGGTAGCAATGTAGATACCATAGGTGTTTGGTACATAGTAAGCGATCCGGGAACGGGGAGTAACGTTATTGCCAACTCATCGCTAATTACGGTGGGCTATACCGGAAAAATATTAACTACCGGAAAGGTGTTTGCCTCAACCGATACTTTTCACCCGGCTTATACCCTGGGTAACCTGATTAAGGGCTGGCAATTGGGCCTCACCTACTCAGGCGTAAAAAAAGGCGGTAAGGTAAGGTTGCTAATGGCATCGCGCTATGGCTATGGGCCCTATGATCAGCCTAATCTGAACCTGCCGGCAAACAGTGTGCTTGATTTTGATATTGACATTTTTGATATAACGAACTGATAACTTTTAAATGAAACCAATAACTTTTACGCTGATCCTGATTTGTGCAGTTGCCATGGTGTCGTGCCGTAAGGACAGGAATAATGTCGATATTAAAACATACGACCAGCAGCAGATGGTGCAGTACATGAGCGAAAACGGTTTAACCAGCAGCATGCAGCGCGACCTGACCAGCGGAGATACTACCGGTATGTACTACCAGATACTTACACCGGGCAACACCGCAAAGCCTATTGATTATTCAACTCAAGTATCGGTGGTTTACACACTCAAAAGTTTTGACGGCAAATTTGCCTCAACCGATACCACTTATAATCACTACTATAATTTTGTTGGTCATATTCAAAACAACCAATATATGGCCAAAGGTGTGATGCTTGCTTTGATCAATAACCTGAAATATGTAGGTGGCCGTATGCGTTTATTGGTGCCGTCTCACCTGGCTTTTGGCACAGCTGGTCGTGGTACGGGTAGTAGCGATGCTAATAACCGTGTAGCGGGTAATCAGGGTCTTGATTATTATATCAACATTGTTGATAATCAGGCTGCGTATGATGATGTGGCTATAAAAAACTATATACTAGCTAATAACTGGAAAGAATCTGACTTTACTAAGTTGCCAAGCGGTGTGCGCTACAGAATTACACGCGCAGGCGTTGCCAGCAATACAGTTACGGCAACATCTGTACTGGAGGTTCAATACTCTGGTTTCTTGTTTGATGGCATTTTAACCGCCGACTCTTACAATACAAGCACAGGCACGGGCGTTTCCATGGATCTGTCTACAGACACGCATACTGGTTTGAGACAAGCATTGCTGTATGGAACGCCTGGCGCACAAATGACGGTTTTGGTGCCTTCTACGCTGGCTTACGGCACAGATACCAATGGCGGCACTATTCCGGTTAACAGCTGTTACCGTTATGATGTAAATATTCTATCGGTTCAACAATAAAAGGGAAAAATAACGAGAACGCTTTAGCGTTCGATAATAAAAAAGGCGATATCGTTTAAGATGTCGCTTTTTTTATTGCGATAACTGTCGCGCTTATTTATTCAGTGCTGTCTTAAATGCTTTTAAACAACGATCCCGCGCCATGCCGTGGTCAACAATAGGTTGGGGATATTGGCTAAAATCGGCATACTCTGGCACCCATTTTTTGATGTATTCCATCTTGGGATCAAAACGTTTGGTTTGTGATTCGGGGTTG
This region of Mucilaginibacter yixingensis genomic DNA includes:
- the mfd gene encoding transcription-repair coupling factor, with amino-acid sequence MNIREVLDEYKADERVKQLATALNASKNARVQLRGLVVSADATVAVALYFLQHKPMVFVLPDRDEAGYFQADLENLTGKEVCLFPSSYRKPFEFTQADSSNVLARAEVLNELNHSSEYGKLIVTYPEALAEKVIDRVALEKNTLEIAVNTKLSIDFITEFLVEYDFDRVDFVYEPGQFSVRGGIVDIFSFSHDLPYRIEFFGDVIESIRTFEIESQLSVEQMKSITIVPNVQSKFLTTNNISLLEFIDPSTQLWIKDVQFTFDIIQEGYKKANQLWKALSADEKQHNPEWIDPKFNFTDEKLIADQLADYPVIEFGKQFFYNGRNEIRFDIRPQPSFNKDFQLLIHNFKNNTAEGITNYILTDSPKQVERLYAILDDLDKTVKFIPLNLSIREGFVDQEQKIACYTDHQIFDRYYKYKPKKGYQRSQAITLKELRELKPGDYVTHIDHGIGKYAGLEKVETNGKMQEMIRLIYADNDLLYVNINSLNRISKYSGKEGTVPKMNKLGTDTWERLKKTTKKKVKDIARDLIKLYAVRKSQSGNAFSPDSYLQNELEASFIYEDTPDQEKATNDFKRDMESPHPMDRLICGDVGFGKTEVAIRAAFKAVADSKQVAVLVPTTILAAQHYKTFSDRLKGFPVNIDYINRFKSTKQIKESLEKLQQGKVDIIIGTHRLVSKDVKFKDLGLMIIDEEQKFGVTVKEKLKQMRANVDTLTLTATPIPRTLHFSLMGARDLSIISTPPPNRQPVVTELHVFNEKLIKEAVEFELGRNGQLFFIHNRVADLPQLGGLIKKLVPKARIGIAHGQLEGDDLEDVMLKFVSADYDVLVATTIIEAGLDIPNANTIIINYAHMFGLSDLHQMRGRVGRSNKKAFCYLLSPPMSTLTPEARKRLSAIEEFSDLGSGFNVAMRDLDIRGSGNLLGAEQSGFIAEIGFEMYHKILDEAIQELKDDEFKGLFTDEKPRPFVSFTQIDTDQEILIPDEYVTSIAERYNLYTELSKLENEAELKAFQQQLHDRFGPVPAPVRDMLSTMRLQWLGKTIGFEKISLKKNVLRGYFIANPKSPYFESQAFKNVLDFLQFNHRRANLKEIKNSLRLSVEHVEDINQAVAVLEEVAGVGD
- a CDS encoding MarR family winged helix-turn-helix transcriptional regulator — its product is MKHQETIDYFLKVVWQTVANRYNQMVAEFGITQSIGYLLININEQEGTTVSEVAALLGLKSTSLSRMLSQLEKMDLIYRQSNEGDKRSVKIFLTELGKEKRHLARGLVKQFNNYLNAHISEKEKDQLINTLKKINQLTLNYKPE
- a CDS encoding FKBP-type peptidyl-prolyl cis-trans isomerase; this encodes MSRLLIICCLSLFALSACKKANGDIAQIKEQAAKDDQLLRDYIAQNGLTGQAKQVKPLGSNVDTIGVWYIVSDPGTGSNVIANSSLITVGYTGKILTTGKVFASTDTFHPAYTLGNLIKGWQLGLTYSGVKKGGKVRLLMASRYGYGPYDQPNLNLPANSVLDFDIDIFDITN
- a CDS encoding FKBP-type peptidyl-prolyl cis-trans isomerase; this translates as MKPITFTLILICAVAMVSCRKDRNNVDIKTYDQQQMVQYMSENGLTSSMQRDLTSGDTTGMYYQILTPGNTAKPIDYSTQVSVVYTLKSFDGKFASTDTTYNHYYNFVGHIQNNQYMAKGVMLALINNLKYVGGRMRLLVPSHLAFGTAGRGTGSSDANNRVAGNQGLDYYINIVDNQAAYDDVAIKNYILANNWKESDFTKLPSGVRYRITRAGVASNTVTATSVLEVQYSGFLFDGILTADSYNTSTGTGVSMDLSTDTHTGLRQALLYGTPGAQMTVLVPSTLAYGTDTNGGTIPVNSCYRYDVNILSVQQ